CAAGTGTAATGACCTCCTTCTGCTATTATCCCGTGATGGTACACCACTCCTGTCAATTTGTAGTCTCTGTTGACACTCTTTCTCCAGTTGGAAAACAACTCGAGAGGAATGCTAAGCTTGTGAGTGTACtcaatcttcttccttAACTTTTCAATGTTTCCGTTGTTTACGTTTTCAAAACtgaatctcttcaaatgaaTGACTAGCACATCCGGTAAGCTGTCTATGAAAGTTTGCTTTTTGGCAAGAACCTCTTTATTatcgttcaacttgaagggGATTTGTTCCGGTTCATTTAGTTGCTTGAATGCATCTTCGATATTATTAATTTGATCGGCTTTTATGTCAAGTTGGATGCATTGGAAAGGATCCAAAGTGATGCTTTGGTCCTTTTTGTTTGGAATTTGTAACACACTTCTGAACTGGCCTCCAAAAATGGTTtttattggtgatggttcaatttcaaccGTTCTCTTGGAACTGACTTTTTTATGACCTCCCCCGATTTCATTCCATCCttcattgtcatcatcatcgttaGAATTGTCATTATCATTACCACCATTGCTTGagttattcaacttcttaaTGATTTTGATGGCATTTTTGATTTGTAATTTCGTCTCATTGTCTGCAACTGTTTCCAATAATAAGCTAATTTGCTCATTATTAACTTCCCTGATAGAATGAACCAACTCTTCATGTAATCCGTCCAACAAATATCCGAGAAATTCTTCGgcatcttcttgttgtccCCATTTCAAATGTTGAAACTTGCGGTGGCCACTTAATTTCATGTAGAAGCCTTCGGGAGATAAAGACTTGGTACCGGACGTACTAAAGTCCCTGAAAATAGAAATGATGGCATCGATTAATGGGGTTTTGGACTCATTCAATGAGCCAGTAGACTTCTGCTCGAGGATTCGGAAGAGCTTATTGAATGGCTCACAGTAGATAAGTACCTGAAGGATACTGTTCATGTAACAAATGTTCCCACTGTTTGTCAAACCTCTTGAATAAATATGGAAATAGTCACTTGAATCTGAATCTTCCAAGAGGTTGAACATACACTTGAGACTCAATAAGCCAACAGaatcaatttcttgggTGGCTTTGGTAACAGGTACCAAGGGTACCATTTCAGTAGCAGCATCCTTTTGTTGAGATACTTGTGGAGTTTTAGATTTAGGCTTCTTAGACGAAACAGAAACAATGGAGGCCCAGTCTTTCTTTATGCTATGGTACTTTTCATCACCTTCCTCTTTTTTGTTGTAGTCGATGATACTAGTGCTTGGCTTGCTTATTATAAGATCTTTTACTTGAAGGATTGATTTAGCCTTGAAAgattctcttctttttacCAAAAATTGTCTGTCTTGATGGAATTCACTCGAGCTGGTATTTATGTACAATGGTAAGTGTCTTAGTATCTCCGGTTGTTCTGGCTCTTCGGTTTCCGAAGTAACTGGCTCCGAAGACTCCACAGACGTCTCTTTATCTGATACCGCCGTTACGGGTCTGGggagttcttcttccttttgCTCTTCCTCCACAATTGGGTCAGTAGCGTCAGTAGAAGCGGGTGAGGTCTCACTACTCTTTGTGGTGAATGACCTTGGGGTGGCCGATTGGCTCTTGTTGTAGGGTTTCCGTTTGTTTCTGACATTAGCGTCAGGAGGCATATTCATCATGTTGGGCATTTGCCCGTACATAGGACTAGTAGGCATGTACTTATAGGAAGTAGGAGGCACAAACGGCATGGCGGCATACGGGTTATACTCATACTGAGGATATACCATATATGGGTTATAGGCAGCGGTATAACCGCCATAGATATCCCCGTTCATTGAGGGAGGAGCACCATTGAATTGCGAATTGACAAGATTCATGTTGACATTCATCATATTCATTCCCATAGGGTTCATGGGAGTCATACCCATTGGTGGGTTCATGGGGCCTGGTGGCTGCATATAACTATTGGCAGCACCCGGGTGAACATAGTTCTTTGGAGAGAAAATGGCAGCATCTTTACGAAACTTGCTGGGGCCGGTACCATTTGAAGTACTGGAGGTGTTGGATTTTGTGGCGGACATGAAGAGATTCACACGATAATGAACATGAAATAAATCGAACAAATGACAAGGTTATAATAAATTAAGTAAGGATTCGGGGTGACTTTATATCAACAGCAAGAACCACACCGGATGGATTATTTGAAGTGCAAAACAAGGGGTTATGAATGACGAATGGGTGGCAAGTCTCCGGAGGGGGAATATATATCCAATGCTTACAAGGTCTGGAGGATatgcaaaaaaaaatccGTCTGTTTATCTGTCTTAAAAGACACTGATCTATTACAGTTGGATTTCTATCTTTGAGAATTGTTCCCTATGAGTGGttctgaaaaattttcaactaCGGAAAACAATTTGACGGGGTCGTGCGAGACTCACGGTGTCTTAATCTATGATACTACTAAAGTTTGCAAGCAGCACCTGTTTGCAGAGATTGGCATTGGGATTGACTCGTATGATGAGAGCAGCAAGAATATGAGGACAAATGGCCGGAGGATCGAGCAGGTCAAAATTTATCCCTTGAAATACCTCGTGTGTTTCGGTGGTCTGCTGGTAAGTGAATTTTGGCTGCGACTGAGAAAGCCAGTCCTTGGTGTAGCATGACTGAAGTTTGTCACACGAGCAGTACCAATTGGGCAAATCAACATAGAAACGGGTCGTTTGAGCCTTGGGATTGGCTTTCAATTTTTCCACTGCATCTTTTTTTTCCTCTGTGATTTGTGGGGCAACTGGGGTATCTAAGAGCCGGCTGGAACTGAATTTAAGGCCGAGCTCACCTAAAAGATCTGTTATTTCAAGCTCAATTACCTTTGAAATAAGCTCAATTCGAGCATGCTTCGAGAGACTGCTGTTGAGTTTAGGCCCTTTAGTTTCGTATACGACAACCATACTTTGGGGGTTGCCAAATTCCTCATTATCTAAGTGGGTTGGTTGGTGAGCAGTGTAAAAATGGATATTTTCCCGATTAGACAATATTTCCATGGCATCGGTGAAGATGTCTCCAAAGACAAGTGAAAGTGTCAAGCTCCTATCTTCGTCGATGCGCGTAGTTTGTTGGGGATTGGGGATTGTCCCTGAAGACTGTAGGGAGGTGAgatcttctttgatggtttGAAGTTGCGCTTTGGTAGACAGAAACTCATCAttgagtacttgaagttggttaTCGATGTAGCTGAGAACACTGTCCGCAAGAGGTGTTGGCACATACAAGTGAGTAATCAAGTCAGGCAATAGTCTAAGAAAGCCATTTCCGTcattgaaaagttgttcCATAGTTTTAAAGCGCGTATGGACTGAGAGACTATAAAATCAACAGTTTAGCAGGAAGGAGAGAGAACTTATCACAGTAAATAACCGAACACTACCAGCAAACAACCACATCAACAGAGTaggccatcaccaacctGGCGGTTGGAACATAATTTAGCACCGTTCACAACTACAATCCACCAGAACAATGAAGTAGTTGTGATACACAATTGTAGACCCTAACAAACTCCACTTATCACTACCCACCTGCCACAATCATTACTTTTCAAACATTCAAATCTCCTAACTCGAGTGCCTGAAAAATTAATGATTATTAAAATAATAAACCATTAAaggttgaaatcaaaaattgTAAGACCCACACTAAAAAGTTGGTATTAAACTCTTTGTGACTAATGTGCAATGTCGCCAAAGATTAATAGTTATAggacttcttgatctcCTATAACGCCTCTAGGTAAgtatgaagaaatcaaaatgGATGCGCCTTCTGCTCGTCTTTATAGTTTTTTCCCACATCCGGGTTACTCATGCTTGTGGACGAAAAAATAACTACGCTTGAATTATTTGCACCCAGTTTATTTGAAGTCTATATAAGTTTGATTTTATGCTCTTTGGACGTTCCGATGTTCCTGATGACAAGATTGGTACCTTCTGGAATGTGTGCCAGAATATATCCGATCCCGGCCATCTTCCCCctgttcaagttgtatCCTCCAGTGGTGACAAAGCCAACTAAGTTCTGGATATGACTAGCATTTTCGACATATATTCTGGCATGGTCATTTAAGGTTCCGTTTGGAAGTTCAAATCTAACTATTCTGATAGGAAGTTTAGGCAATTTCGACAAGTCAACCTTGTAATCGCCTCTCGTAAAAGATTGGTGGAACGAATTGTTTGGATCAAACAACTCGATACACAACTTGAAATTTCGTGAAGAATCCACATGATCCACCAAGTCATCCACAGATCGGATTTGCTTGACCATGTTCTCAtcaaattggccaaactcaaacttgTCCTCCAATTTTCCCACtttcttggtgataaaaATGAGCTTCGTGAGGAACTCCCAATCGTTTCCAAACAGGAGTAATcctttttcaaacttttctCTTTGCCTCTTGGAAAGAGGAAGCTTGTTGTACTTCTGCTGGCTCAACTTGATCTGAAGCTCGTTGTCTATCCAGCTTTCTGGCAAATATGGATAGTCTTCTAAGTAGCTTAACCGaccattttcaaagtcgaGCTGCTTTAATTGGTTCATGCCTCCAAGATGAATATGACTGAtctggttcaacttcaaccagATGGGCAACACCCAAAACCATGGGACGATTAAACACCATGAGCTTGAAGTCTTAGTCAACAAAATAGGAATGGACTCATTGATACCAGCAGGATCGGGGTGCTTGTTGAGTTCTTTTGTGGTGTGCTGGTTAAGGTACGAGTGGTTTCTGCCCTCGGGGTCAAAGAGCTGTAGAATGCTTTCCTGGTCTATCAAGCCACTGCTCAATTTGATTATCAAATCGTTGTAGCTCATCTCTTGCAGAACAGGTGGATTGACTGGCTTGGACCATAATCTGGGAtccttgatgttgaagcTCATTGTCGTCCCCGGTTGGAAATCATCATTATAATTGCAGAGGTTTTTGAACTCAGGGAtctctttggtgatgtggAATATTTTGTTGAGACTCCTCAAGCTGGTAGGCCCCACCAATTCTATGCTCCCCAAGGAGTATCGACAATCCTGCAAGTTAACACCGTATGTTTCTCTTATATGATTAAAAAGCTCTTCGTAAATAGAAGGATGAATTCTCAATAGCGTCTTTCCTGCTGCTGGGCTACAGTACATCAAACATATACCAACAGGTTTAGAATCAATATAAAGCCAGCCATTGTAGCTTTTATGGCCCTTGAGTACAGATATAGATGGTTTTATGAGGTTCAGAATGACAGTTTCATCGTAGTCCATAATCAAACTGTCAAAATAAGAAGTGTCAAAAATGATGgtgtttgattttgcagcccGATTGGTAGACTTAAAACACTTCTGCGTGGGGCTCAAGGGAATTTGATACCCCCATCGTTTCACCAAATGAAACCTTTTGGCATGCCAAACGTGCGTGGTGAGCCAAACGTGTTCCCTTTGTCGTTTACTGTATTTCAAGTTTCCTTTGGGCCTGACGGCTAGCTCGTTCACACCGGTATTGTCGTACGAACCCATGATATTATTCAATACTGGTTTATTGTGGGATTTGCTAGATCTCAAGTCAGCCAACTGCTCattcaactgcttgattCTCAGCTTCATATGGGTTTGGCTATCAATTGGCACTGATTTGAGGAGTTTTACTCTTGATGCCAATTTCAAGAGCTTCTTGGACATTCTCAACTGATAAATCTGTTTACTAGTGGGCTttttcttggtgatattggtATCTTGCATTTCTCTGATGGCCCTATTTCTCAAGCGCTTGGGGACTCTTTTGACGTTGTGACTGGCAGTTCTCCGTCTCAATATTCTTGGTAGACTTTGAAATACTCTATTGGCAGCAGAGGCCCGAGTCTTCAACTGGCTAATTTCAAAGGAGCGGATTTCAAAGCTTCGGGCACCTAGGAATTCAGGAACAGAAAGAAGCCCATCCTTGTAAGCGGGGTCCGCCAACTCTGTTCTGATGGTCCTGGTATTGAAtatcttctttctcttgtCCATTGTTAAACTTGGATTCAAACAGAAGTCGCGATGCTCATTTTAACTGAGGCCGATTCTCATTTTTATAAGATTGAAATGCTGTTATATACGGTATATACATCTTCGGCTTCTAGTAGTACGCACACGTGTAAATAGTTTGTAGATGGGCATGATCCTTCTGCCACTCGGCCAAAATTCCCATCATCTGGTCCTCCAAAATCGCATCACTCACATCATCAATCGTACCTTCggccaatttcttcttctcttgtctcttgaagttgtggACCATTCCCACGAGTTTTACGATCCCGTTTCCACCTATCACGGCATTCTCATTGTCATCCTTGATATCGATATTTATGATATGTACCACTTGTTTGACCTCATTGTCATTGTAGTCATTGTTGTGTAAACGGAAcatcaaatcatccacCACCGAATCAAAACATCTCTCTTCACATGTTATTACCAAGTCAAATTTCCCGGCGTATGAGTTTGCATGCCACCGTTCAGGTGCTCTCTTAACTTGCTTATTTCTGGTTAACATGTGGATCAAGCCATTTGACTCATATAACTTGCGGCAGTCCTGTGACATTAAGTCGTTGTATATATCTTCATAAGGAGTACCAAACTGATACACATTGGGTTTGTCTATGGTAGGTCCTGGTAATCTGACAGCTGAACCAGTTCCAAATGACTTGATGTTGTAGCCAGCATCTTTCAATTGTTTGTGGGCTTCCATGGATCTATTATTGTTTGCAGCACACACAGTACATACTCGGAGACTATCCGGGACCGCTTGAGTGATTGTTGCCGACATGCAGTGATGATTCGTTATATGTGTATGTAGTAGCTTATTATATATAAGTTTAGAGTTGAGTGCGACAAAAACTGCCTAGACCTGGGTCGCACACGACGCTGCCATTAGCTGACCCTATCAAGGTCTTCGTCTTCGACTATGTCGTCTTCGTCGAAGTCATCGACAAAATCGACGAAATCGGCATTTACTTCGGAAGCAGGAGCTTGAATTTCATTGATGGCCGATTTAGCCGCAAAATGCACAattttgttgttcttctccaaacaCTCAGCTTTGAAGGTATTATAGTCTTGTAAATCATCAACTAAAATTCCAATCATCATGGACGGATCAAGCTGACTTATAGTCAACCTCTGATATCTTGGAGTGTGGTACGAATTGTATCCGGCATTAGTACCTTGAGGGTAATGAGGATCCAAATAGAGCAACTCATCGTTATCATATCCGAAAAAGTAGAAGCTAGAGGATGGTTTCCCGCCTGCAATACCGACCGATTGTTTGCAGTTCAATAACTGGAGAATGCTACTGTAGTAGAACTCGTTGGTCTTATCAATACCCAACCTAATTGGCAATAATATCAAAAGAGACTGTTTTTTCTTATCCAAAAACTCTTGCACCTTATCATCATACAAGTCCGAGTTTTCACTGATCAAGACCAGCAACCCTGGCAAACCAAAATTTTCTTTAGAGTTCACCAAGTTGCACAATCTTTGAATTGACAACGACGCAGCATTGGGACCAAACCATTGACCAGGCTTCACCTGCAAGGGCAGTTCATTGGCAACTCGGATGAAGTTATGCAAGGAGAAAGGCGCTGCTTCCAGGTCTTTAAACTGGTCAAGAAGCTGAATTTCCTGTTGGGCGTCTTCACTGATCATTCGCTTATATGTGTTTGCAAGCAAGGATTGAGATGTTCTGATCATACATCCCCAGCCCACGTCGGTGGTAAAGTTTTCATTGTCAATGAAGCTGTGGACATTTGTAGACAATGgattcttgttgaacaccaTCGATTGTACAAATGCCAATGGGTGAGGGCCATTCGGGTTCTTAGGTATTGGTTCAAAGCCTGTGCGATACGTCAACCACACAAGAGCTTCAACTTGCAATaaaaactcatcttcaactttgtaCGATTGGCCCATTATTATCTTGGGCGGCTTCTCTACTATGACTTCTGTTTCATTTCCCGGGTTACTCGTTGGCCGGGGTATATGTTGCCATAGTTCTGAGAAGCTAAAGCTTAAGCCTGATCTTTCAGGGGGGGCGTCTTCAAGGGGGGTTTCAAGAGAATGTTGTTCTGGTATATCTTTTGTACTCATCGAAGCCATTATATGATCAATAGTCGGGTGTTTGGAAGGTTGGGGACAGTTTGACGCTGTTATTGACGTGAAGACGATAACAGATCCCACGGATTTTTGATAACAGTTATCTGTCGCGATATTTGTGATCACAAATAATGCGTCTCACAAATCTGAGACTTCTAATGGCGTGAGCCAGACCTTGTCAGTAATAGGATGAAACTGATGGATTGGTCAAGATTACTACAAAATTGAGTATATATGTGTTTGGGAATATGGGGCCTGTTTAAGAGTTGGGTCAAGTAACCTATTCATGGGAGCAcaattggctgcaaaactaGATATGAAAATCAAATCAGtacattttcaaaaaactaaacaacagaaaaagaacTAAACAAATAGCTAGAGAACCAGTCTCCTTAAGAAATAACAGTGATATTCTCATCGCTCGTGAACTTGGCTTGAGCCAAAGAAATAGTTCTTGCGTCAAGATCGTAGACCACATAAGCATTTCTCAAAAATACATCTCCTAAGATGTGGTAATTGGTTTGTGGCAAAAACAAAAATCCAGTCTCAGTAAGAGCATTTCCATCACCGTCATAGAATGCACCAACGGTATAGGAAGCTGGGATGGTGACAGAAACACCATCAAAGTTGACGCTGATATCTTTAGCATCAGAAGCGGAATCAAAGTAATAGAATCCTGAACTGGAGTATTTAGCTCCAAGAGCCGAAGCAAGGTTAGCAAGAACAGTTGGGTCAAGGTAGTTGATAGTTGTACCGGAGTCAAGCACGTAGTTGGAACCGATGTCGATAGTCTGTCCATTGGTGGTAACAGAATTGACATTGAGGTCCAAGTCATTTTGGGACACAACTGGGTTGGACACCAAAGAGCCACTGTACTTGGCGTGATCGATACCACCGAAAAGAACACTTCCCTGAGCAGCATCGGACGAGTCCAAGTAAAGCGAATAAGcatttttgtggatgtATCCTTGACTGACTAAAGACTGTGGAACATTTTGGTACTTGTCCGCGGTAGCTTCGTTAATTGGGAAACCAATTCCCAAAATACCAAAATTgatggtggaggtggtagcatcaccaaactcCTGGTTCTTGAGTGATGGACCCCCGGTTCCTCCGAGTTGAATGGTGTCAGAAACCCAATCACCTTCTGCGTGGGATTGATCTGCATACGCGACTGCGAATCCAGAAGCAATTCTCAGGAAGGTAGAAGACGTTGTGTGGTCATAAACCCCGTAGGTACCAGAAATACCTGAAGAGGTATCAACCACCCACAAGTCGGATGAGCCAGTATCGACATCAACCTTGACCGCCTGTTGGTTGGAACCAACAAGAATCTCAGCCACATAGTACAGGCCTTCGTTGATCAAAGCGTAGTTGTAATCATCGGCtcttttggtgaagttACCGTTGAGAATGAGCTTGTCAGGTCTTTCGATATTGAAGTCTAACTTGATGGCTCCATTTTCTCTCTTCTGGAAACCAGGAACAGCGGCAGCGTTAGAGGTTGCAAAAGATAATGCCAATGCAATGGCATATAAAACCTTGAAATTAGCGAACATGGTAGATAAATttggtttgtttgtttgttttaCAGTAGAAACTGATGATAGACTGAAAAGATGGGAGGATACATGGGTTTATATaccttttgaaggaaaCCCGCGTGGTTGTGTGGGTGTGGATTTGAATCACCTAAACCTTGTTTGATCCGTACGGTGGCTGCTAGAACCACCACAAGTGTTGAAACAACTGAAACGGCTCTGCCGGATTAGTAAACCAATTGACAGTTAGATGTGGCAGAAAGCCTATTTTGCTGCTTCAAATTCCATTTGGGCTTGAGTGGTTTAATtcggttgcaaaacaaTAGGGTGTTGCGTGCTGCAAACCGCACCTGTCTCCACTTTATCAACTGAGGTGATACAATTAATCCTGAAAATAATTTGCACTCTGTTAACAGGAATGTCGGTTGTGAAGAGATACGATCAGCCACAGGGAAATAGAGGCGAAAATAAATTCGGTTGATTCAAGATTTACACGGAAGGCAGATGGGGTTAATTCGTTGATTATTTTAGCATATACATTTTGGTGAACAAAAGTTCGCCCTAACCGTTACACCCAATCGAAAAGATGGTGTAAAAATTGCCACTCTGGAACACCTAAAGGAGGAAAACTCTGTTcttgtggttgcaaaatatgATTCACTTGCCAAGAAAATGAGTCAGGGGATGAAGTTTGTACAATTAGTAAAAATATGATAAAAAATGGTTTCTAGTCTGAAAGAGAGGAGACACCAGATTACTGAATAAAAGTCTTTTTCAAGAGAAATAGAATTTGCAGGATCATTCTATTccaatttctcttcaaccCTTTAGCTCAACAGGATATATACACCATGctcttttcaagatcaagcGACATATTTCTCTGATTGGAATGGTAATACTATTGTACCGTATCCTTCACTGATGTAGTCGTGAAAGGGTTTCAAGGTTGGGCGCTTTTAAAGGAATTCACTTTGGTCAAAACTCTGTCAACAAGAGCATATAATATAACCTTTTGAGGCTATTAAGCCTCCAGTTATAGTGTCAATCAGTCATTTATATTTGGTTGTCTACGAATCTAGTTTTTGATGTAGCAAGTTCTATATACCCAATTAACGACATTCCGGTTAACGGAGTGTGAATCGGGATTTAACTGTAATCAAATATACCCCGGCAACTTTAAACTGTTATCCGAACAACTGGAAACAGGGCCAACTCTAGGGATGGCATCTTCATGAGCGGCATCTTCTACAGCAGTGTTACAGGAGAGTCGGTGCAGTTTTCCATCCACACTAAAGTTAAATGGTGGCTTGCAAGGTTTAGTTCTGCAGCAGCTGTAGGCTTACTTGGTTGTGACACAAAGTGATTTTGGAGCAAGAAGTTAAAAATACAAGCTCAAGACCTAGAATTTCATCCTGGGGTTTAGAATGGTGACCCGATGCAACACAAAGTACAGTTAACGGCGATATCGGCTCTTATGCCTATGGTAGAATGGTTAAAGTTGCTCCTGGATGGCTGAACCTTAATTTATTATTTCACATATCGGTTATCAATGGAAGAGAATCAACATGGCAAGGCCACGGGGTTTGGCAATCGGCAAATCTGCAAATCTGGGATACCGTCCCTCTGTATCAGGATACGATCATAAACACCTCACT
Above is a window of Yamadazyma tenuis chromosome 1, complete sequence DNA encoding:
- a CDS encoding ubiquitinyl hydrolase 1 (EggNog:ENOG503NWFU; BUSCO:EOG09260V8Q; MEROPS:MER0000866; COG:O) — encoded protein: MSATKSNTSSTSNGTGPSKFRKDAAIFSPKNYVHPGAANSYMQPPGPMNPPMGMTPMNPMGMNMMNVNMNLVNSQFNGAPPSMNGDIYGGYTAAYNPYMVYPQYEYNPYAAMPFVPPTSYKYMPTSPMYGQMPNMMNMPPDANVRNKRKPYNKSQSATPRSFTTKSSETSPASTDATDPIVEEEQKEEELPRPVTAVSDKETSVESSEPVTSETEEPEQPEILRHLPLYINTSSSEFHQDRQFLVKRRESFKAKSILQVKDLIISKPSTSIIDYNKKEEGDEKYHSIKKDWASIVSVSSKKPKSKTPQVSQQKDAATEMVPLVPVTKATQEIDSVGLLSLKCMFNLLEDSDSSDYFHIYSRGLTNSGNICYMNSILQVLIYCEPFNKLFRILEQKSTGSLNESKTPLIDAIISIFRDFSTSGTKSLSPEGFYMKLSGHRKFQHLKWGQQEDAEEFLGYLLDGLHEELVHSIREVNNEQISLLLETVADNETKLQIKNAIKIIKKLNNSSNGGNDNDNSNDDDDNEGWNEIGGGHKKVSSKRTVEIEPSPIKTIFGGQFRSVLQIPNKKDQSITLDPFQCIQLDIKADQINNIEDAFKQLNEPEQIPFKLNDNKEVLAKKQTFIDSLPDVLVIHLKRFSFENVNNGNIEKLRKKIEYTHKLSIPLELFSNWRKSVNRDYKLTGVVYHHGIIAEGGHYTCDVLRPMTVSDSSRWIRIDDTSINNIDEDDVLSNDDDTKNAYLLFYQKL
- a CDS encoding uncharacterized protein (EggNog:ENOG503PVT3) codes for the protein MEQLFNDGNGFLRLLPDLITHLYVPTPLADSVLSYIDNQLQVLNDEFSSTKAQLQTIKEDLTSLQSSGTIPNPQQTTRIDEDRSLTLSLVFGDIFTDAMEILSNRENIHFYTAHQPTHLDNEEFGNPQSMVVVYETKGPKLNSSLSKHARIELISKVIELEITDLLGELGLKFSSSRLLDTPVAPQITEEKKDAVEKLKANPKAQTTRFYVDLPNWYCSCDKLQSCYTKDWLSQSQPKFTYQQTTETHEVFQGINFDSLDPPAICPHILAALIIRVNPNANLCKQVSLANFSSIID
- the POP1 gene encoding Ribonucleases P/MRP protein subunit pop1 (EggNog:ENOG503NW1U; BUSCO:EOG09260TPT; COG:A), translated to MDKRKKIFNTRTIRTELADPAYKDGLLSVPEFLGARSFEIRSFEISQLKTRASAANRVFQSLPRILRRRTASHNVKRVPKRLRNRAIREMQDTNITKKKPTSKQIYQLRMSKKLLKLASRVKLLKSVPIDSQTHMKSRIKQLNEQLADLRSSKSHNKPVLNNIMGSYDNTGVNELAVRPKGNLKYSKRQREHVWLTTHVWHAKRFHLVKRWGYQIPLSPTQKCFKSTNRAAKSNTIIFDTSYFDSLIMDYDETVISNLIKPSISVLKGHKSYNGWLYIDSKPVGICLMYCSPAAGKTLLRIHPSIYEELFNHIRETYGVNLQDCRYSLGSIELVGPTSLRSLNKIFHITKEIPEFKNLCNYNDDFQPGTTMSFNIKDPRLWSKPVNPPVSQEMSYNDLIIKLSSGLIDQESILQLFDPEGRNHSYLNQHTTKELNKHPDPAGINESIPILLTKTSSSWCLIVPWFWVLPIWLKLNQISHIHLGGMNQLKQLDFENGRLSYLEDYPYLPESWIDNELQIKLSQQKYNKLPLSKRQREKFEKGLLSFGNDWEFLTKLIFITKKVGKLEDKFEFGQFDENMVKQIRSVDDLVDHVDSSRNFKLCIELFDPNNSFHQSFTRGDYKVDLSKLPKLPIRIVRFELPNGTLNDHARIYVENASHIQNLVGFVTTGGYNLNRGKMAGIGYISAHIPEGTNLVIRNIGTSKEHKIKLI
- the SSU72 gene encoding RNA polymerase II subunit A C-terminal domain phosphatase (BUSCO:EOG09264JW6; EggNog:ENOG503NZ1A; COG:K), encoding MSATITQAVPDSLRVCTVCAANNNRSMEAHKQLKDAGYNIKSFGTGSAVRLPGPTIDKPNVYQFGTPYEDIYNDLMSQDCRKLYESNGLIHMLTRNKQVKRAPERWHANSYAGKFDLVITCEERCFDSVVDDLMFRLHNNDYNDNEVKQVVHIINIDIKDDNENAVIGGNGIVKLVGMVHNFKRQEKKKLAEGTIDDVSDAILEDQMMGILAEWQKDHAHLQTIYTCAYY
- the ATG4 gene encoding Cysteine protease atg4 (EggNog:ENOG503NVXP; COG:U,Z; BUSCO:EOG09264B3O; MEROPS:MER0013559), with the translated sequence MGQSYKVEDEFLLQVEALVWLTYRTGFEPIPKNPNGPHPLAFVQSMVFNKNPLSTNVHSFIDNENFTTDVGWGCMIRTSQSLLANTYKRMISEDAQQEIQLLDQFKDSEAAPFSLHNFIRVANESPLQVKPGQWFGPNAASLSIQRLCNLVNSKENFGLPGLSVLISENSDLYDDKVQEFLDKKKQSLLILLPIRLGIDKTNEFYYSSILQLLNCKQSVGIAGGKPSSSFYFFGYDNDELLYLDPHYPQGTNAGYNSYHTPRYQRLTISQLDPSMMIGILVDDLQDYNTFKAECLEKNNKIVHFAAKSAINEIQAPASEVNADFVDFVDDFDEDDIVEDEDLDRVS
- the SAP8_1 gene encoding peptidase A1-like protein (MEROPS:MER0005350; EggNog:ENOG503NXPH; COG:O) yields the protein MFANFKVLYAIALALSFATSNAAAVPGFQKRENGAIKLDFNIERPDKLILNGNFTKRADDYNYALINEGSYYVAEILVGSNQQAVKVDVDTGSSDLWVVDTSSGISGTYGVYDHTTSSTFSRIASGFAVAYADQSHAEGDWVSDTIQLGGTGGPSLKNQEFGDATTSTINFGILGIGFPINEATADKYQNVPQSLVSQGYIHKNAYSLYLDSSDAAQGSVLFGGIDHAKYSGSLVSNPVVSQNDLDLNVNSVTTNGQTIDIGSNYVLDSGTTINYLDPTVLANLASALGAKYSSSGFYYFDSASDAKDISVNFDGVSVTIPASYTVGAFYDGDGNALTETGFLFLPQTNYHILGDVFLRNAYVVYDLDARTISLAQAKFTSDENITVIS